The Fibrobacter sp. UWB5 genome has a window encoding:
- a CDS encoding ABC transporter permease — MFLDVLRAIRKIYISHNIVLWLVLLILPVVTSVFMVNFFSAEIIQHVPIGLLKQDRSQLADKVEMALRADPVLEVAMECDDRSECEHAVIRGDLQAFIVLPYDMERRALRLETPVIPVYSSGQNYLTNTFAVKEIRSVISAIGADMFTKQMDDPIHVELKSVSNNSGNYQGFLGLGLVTAIFHLAGILAAVYLFSFPFRDHRVREFLQAAGGSRVVLGAATVLPLVVIQWLSMVAVYAYARRALTPMTFDEFVVVSAGQLAMILACSGAGAAFVGITGNMRMSSSVAGVIAGPAFAFAGQTFPVMAMPLVVRGFAFLLPLTHVLKVQSAMLLGSVGKAHAWESIVVLLFMALFWHLLASKLLMLRWKVAEEKEADWEAREKLHLKDKLKNIAGAVYSDLSIRKAVATDMAARDARKGGRND, encoded by the coding sequence GTGTTCCTTGATGTTTTAAGGGCGATTCGCAAAATCTACATCAGTCACAATATCGTGTTGTGGCTGGTGCTCTTGATTTTGCCGGTGGTGACATCGGTCTTTATGGTGAATTTCTTTTCGGCCGAAATCATTCAGCATGTGCCGATTGGCCTTTTAAAGCAAGACCGCTCGCAGCTGGCCGATAAAGTTGAAATGGCCTTGCGGGCAGACCCCGTGCTCGAAGTTGCCATGGAATGCGATGACCGCAGCGAATGCGAACATGCGGTGATTCGCGGTGATTTGCAGGCGTTTATTGTACTCCCGTACGATATGGAACGCCGGGCGCTGCGACTTGAGACGCCCGTGATTCCGGTGTATTCCAGCGGCCAGAATTACCTCACGAATACCTTTGCGGTCAAGGAAATCCGCTCGGTGATTTCGGCAATCGGTGCCGACATGTTTACCAAGCAAATGGACGACCCGATTCACGTTGAACTCAAGTCGGTCAGCAACAATAGCGGTAACTACCAAGGCTTTTTAGGGCTCGGGCTTGTGACGGCGATTTTCCACTTGGCTGGAATTTTGGCGGCGGTGTACCTGTTCAGTTTTCCGTTCCGCGATCACCGCGTCCGCGAATTCTTGCAGGCGGCGGGCGGCTCGCGCGTGGTGCTTGGTGCCGCGACGGTTTTGCCGCTGGTCGTGATTCAGTGGCTGTCGATGGTGGCGGTGTATGCATATGCTAGGCGTGCACTGACCCCGATGACCTTCGATGAATTTGTGGTGGTGTCTGCGGGGCAGTTGGCGATGATTCTCGCTTGCTCCGGAGCGGGGGCCGCCTTTGTGGGCATTACGGGCAACATGCGTATGTCTTCGAGCGTGGCGGGCGTTATCGCCGGCCCCGCGTTTGCGTTTGCAGGCCAGACGTTCCCGGTGATGGCAATGCCCTTGGTGGTGCGCGGCTTTGCTTTCCTGCTTCCGCTCACGCACGTTTTAAAGGTTCAGTCCGCTATGCTCTTGGGCTCGGTCGGCAAGGCTCATGCCTGGGAATCGATCGTGGTGCTTTTGTTCATGGCGCTGTTCTGGCATTTGCTGGCATCCAAGCTTTTGATGCTTCGCTGGAAAGTCGCCGAAGAAAAAGAGGCGGACTGGGAAGCCCGCGAAAAGTTGCACCTGAAGGACAAGCTGAAAAATATTGCCGGCGCCGTATATTCGGATTTAAGTATCCGAAAGGCGGTCGCAACTGATATGGCGGCAAGAGATGCTCGAAAAGGAGGCCGCAATGATTGA
- a CDS encoding ABC transporter permease, with product MIDLFKRLFKVAFAEWKLFYTDPAAVLLLVVAGVLYAFYYPTPYMKQTATDVPVAVVDLDHTVMSRELTQMSAAAQQIDVRYVFSDVREAEEAMANEKIYGFMVIPKDMEKTLRNGGKTNVNVFTHGAYVMLHGNIGTAFTTCALTVGATTKVKRIALGKKVPAAKAIAMRDPIPISVQTMYNNTGSYSNYVVPSVLVLILQQTLVIGICILGGARAHRKFRKLQRDSSVENELMPYRYFGRSLAYFLHYCSFILFYHFVVYNVFEFPRRGEILPMVAFAIVFLFSVINFGMVLSQVFLRRETSMQLFLYMSIPILFLSNFSWPTELIPAWMKGFSCLLPSTFAIPAWLAIEQRGADIYDAASLLLPLALQAVFYLLLGLVLTNLRDGSKLQTGDM from the coding sequence ATGATTGACCTCTTTAAGCGACTTTTCAAGGTGGCATTTGCCGAGTGGAAACTGTTCTACACCGATCCTGCGGCCGTGTTGTTGCTGGTGGTGGCGGGCGTGCTTTACGCCTTCTATTACCCGACGCCTTACATGAAACAGACGGCTACAGATGTACCTGTGGCGGTGGTGGATCTTGACCATACGGTCATGTCGCGCGAACTTACGCAGATGTCGGCGGCAGCCCAGCAGATTGATGTGCGTTATGTGTTCTCGGATGTCCGCGAAGCCGAAGAGGCCATGGCGAATGAGAAAATCTACGGTTTCATGGTGATTCCCAAAGACATGGAGAAAACGCTCCGCAACGGTGGCAAGACGAATGTGAACGTGTTCACGCACGGTGCCTACGTGATGCTCCACGGCAACATTGGCACCGCGTTTACCACATGTGCCCTTACGGTGGGGGCGACCACGAAGGTCAAGCGAATAGCCCTCGGCAAGAAAGTCCCTGCGGCCAAGGCGATTGCCATGCGCGACCCGATTCCCATCAGCGTGCAGACCATGTACAACAATACGGGTAGCTACTCCAACTATGTGGTGCCGAGCGTACTTGTACTGATTTTGCAGCAGACGCTGGTGATTGGCATTTGCATTCTGGGCGGAGCCCGCGCTCACCGCAAGTTCCGCAAATTGCAACGCGACAGCTCCGTCGAAAACGAGCTGATGCCTTACCGCTACTTTGGCCGTTCGCTAGCATACTTCTTGCATTACTGCAGCTTTATCTTGTTCTATCATTTTGTGGTGTACAACGTGTTCGAATTCCCGCGCCGCGGCGAAATTTTGCCGATGGTGGCCTTTGCGATCGTGTTCCTGTTTTCGGTCATCAATTTCGGGATGGTGCTTTCGCAGGTATTCCTACGCCGCGAAACGAGCATGCAGCTGTTCCTGTACATGAGCATCCCGATTCTGTTCCTTTCGAATTTTAGCTGGCCTACCGAACTGATTCCGGCGTGGATGAAGGGCTTTTCTTGCCTGCTGCCCTCGACGTTTGCCATTCCGGCATGGCTTGCCATTGAGCAACGCGGCGCCGACATTTATGATGCTGCATCGCTGTTGCTGCCGCTCGCTTTGCAGGCGGTGTTCTACCTGTTGCTCGGGCTAGTGCTGACAAACCTCCGCGATGGTAGCAAGCTACAGACTGGCGATATGTAG
- a CDS encoding lamin tail domain-containing protein produces MDIKKILLAGSAVTAMVLATSCSSDSSTEPDPADPTVSSSSEGGSNSDPTSSAGDTPATGSSSSVSGDVPKSSAAEVVDSSYTQMAITEIMYNADDGSALEWVEVTIQSGPDISSMLASGMRLDGALSYTFPNEELKKGEYIVVTNDKDLFMQTYPEFKGRLYGPWDNDPKTGAVAKLSNEGDVIDVKLTGEGDVSCSYSMEPPWPSLANGKGRTLVYKGGNAAQATSWGASKIMNGNPGVGNDEWLTTSNIRLNEIMPTGTGVAAWVELYNAGSADVDVTGWIFESKIRKEKLTIKAGTVPAKGYLVLNAETDFNDSEGAAKELIVSSIGGSYYLYGATEGDESSLLLPSSELSSGVVDLSDGSTAQGALVEATPGAANSKLYIGGLVISEIHYHPNEEDLNDVEFLELKNLSETPITPFEKLSNGNRGWKVEGINFEFASTDVIPAGGIVVLFPDSLQTTPGADNLRKRFSIDASVLISFYSGKLSNRGETIAVKKPYFYQKDTSNPLNDQWYYDWSDATLYSDKWSGNGVDYKRADGFGYSLQRKDFTTMGYEAAAWTVDKPTPGK; encoded by the coding sequence ATGGATATCAAAAAGATTCTTTTGGCTGGTTCGGCAGTGACCGCAATGGTTCTTGCCACCTCTTGTTCCAGTGACTCGTCTACGGAACCGGATCCTGCTGATCCGACCGTTTCTTCGTCTTCGGAAGGTGGCTCGAATTCGGACCCGACTTCGTCTGCTGGCGATACTCCTGCGACGGGTTCTTCGAGCAGCGTTAGCGGTGACGTTCCCAAATCTTCGGCTGCTGAAGTGGTTGATTCTTCGTACACCCAGATGGCGATTACCGAAATCATGTATAATGCTGACGATGGTTCCGCCTTGGAATGGGTCGAAGTGACAATCCAGAGTGGTCCGGATATCAGCAGTATGCTCGCTTCGGGCATGCGTTTGGACGGTGCGCTTTCCTATACGTTCCCGAACGAAGAACTCAAGAAGGGCGAATACATTGTCGTGACCAACGACAAGGATTTGTTCATGCAGACTTATCCCGAATTCAAGGGCCGTCTCTATGGTCCGTGGGATAATGATCCGAAGACTGGTGCTGTGGCCAAGCTTTCGAACGAAGGCGACGTGATTGACGTGAAACTGACGGGTGAAGGCGACGTGAGTTGCTCTTACAGCATGGAACCGCCTTGGCCGTCTCTTGCCAACGGCAAGGGCCGTACGCTTGTGTACAAGGGCGGCAACGCTGCCCAGGCAACCTCCTGGGGTGCAAGCAAGATTATGAACGGTAATCCGGGTGTGGGCAACGATGAATGGCTCACGACTTCGAATATCCGCTTGAACGAAATCATGCCGACTGGTACGGGCGTCGCTGCCTGGGTTGAGCTCTACAATGCGGGTAGCGCCGATGTTGATGTGACAGGTTGGATTTTTGAATCCAAGATCCGTAAGGAAAAACTCACCATCAAGGCCGGAACGGTTCCTGCAAAGGGTTACCTTGTCTTGAACGCTGAAACCGATTTTAACGATAGCGAAGGTGCCGCAAAGGAACTGATTGTTAGCTCTATCGGTGGTTCTTATTACCTGTATGGCGCAACCGAAGGTGACGAATCCAGTTTGCTTTTGCCTTCTAGCGAACTTTCGAGCGGTGTGGTGGACTTGAGTGATGGCTCTACGGCTCAGGGGGCGCTTGTCGAAGCGACTCCGGGGGCTGCAAACTCCAAGCTTTATATTGGTGGCTTGGTCATTAGCGAAATTCACTACCACCCGAACGAAGAAGACTTGAACGACGTGGAATTCCTGGAACTCAAGAATTTGTCTGAAACGCCCATTACGCCGTTTGAAAAACTTTCAAACGGAAACAGAGGTTGGAAGGTCGAAGGTATTAATTTTGAATTTGCTTCGACTGACGTGATTCCGGCTGGCGGTATTGTGGTGCTGTTCCCGGATTCCTTGCAGACCACCCCTGGTGCAGATAATTTGCGTAAGCGTTTTTCGATTGACGCTAGCGTGTTGATTAGCTTCTATAGCGGTAAGCTTTCCAACCGCGGTGAAACGATTGCTGTAAAGAAGCCTTACTTCTATCAGAAAGATACTTCGAACCCGCTTAATGACCAGTGGTACTACGATTGGTCCGATGCAACGCTCTATAGCGATAAGTGGAGCGGCAACGGCGTTGACTACAAGCGCGCGGACGGTTTCGGTTACAGTTTGCAGCGCAAGGACTTCACCACGATGGGTTATGAAGCTGCCGCTTGGACGGTTGACAAGCCGACTCCGGGTAAGTAA
- a CDS encoding ScpA family protein — translation MTEVEEQEEYEVRIGAFNGPMDLLVYLVQKKEVPLEQISIAEIADQFLKWVNEYEGTDLSKAGDFLYMASRLMALKVQELLPAEQRDPEMEAEYNEDREQLMKEMLEYQRFKQVASGLQEMESENFGTYSRGRLEKTQTDEETLADANIWQLFRAYQKSLKTKISETIHHIELDYVTIQDRQQAINNYLSVNGRALFEDLLDNDSHPIVAAVTFMAMLEMIKTDEIVFRQSELFGPIWIYRKKNNADYAEEMAHETVFFSKDPDVKPGLVEAIRNQAIARSKEQTVGDLAAVMREAVLWTERGRNVSEDDLNAMLEGREDLSEVQENPFAEMMKEDSETSSEQAPAENAPVESTAPAEETAPVVESAPETSAPVEETVDSSIASVEETPAEEPQPSDGSNNEPNMTDEEFEAFMKKAQAFYDTQASENSDNSDDDDDFPSIEVHTND, via the coding sequence ATGACCGAAGTCGAAGAACAGGAAGAATACGAAGTACGCATCGGGGCGTTTAACGGCCCGATGGACTTGCTGGTGTATCTTGTTCAGAAGAAGGAAGTCCCGCTCGAACAGATTTCGATTGCCGAAATTGCGGACCAGTTTTTAAAGTGGGTGAACGAGTACGAGGGCACCGACCTTTCGAAGGCGGGTGATTTCTTGTACATGGCGAGCCGCTTGATGGCCCTCAAGGTGCAGGAACTTTTACCGGCCGAGCAGCGCGACCCCGAGATGGAAGCGGAATACAACGAAGACCGCGAACAGCTCATGAAAGAAATGCTGGAATACCAGCGCTTTAAGCAAGTCGCGAGCGGCCTCCAAGAAATGGAAAGCGAGAACTTCGGTACGTATTCACGCGGTCGCTTGGAAAAGACGCAGACCGACGAAGAGACTTTGGCCGACGCGAACATTTGGCAGCTTTTCCGCGCTTACCAGAAGAGCCTGAAGACCAAGATTTCGGAAACGATTCACCACATTGAGCTGGACTACGTGACCATTCAGGACCGTCAGCAGGCAATCAACAATTACCTGTCGGTGAATGGCCGCGCCCTGTTCGAAGATTTGCTCGACAACGATTCTCACCCGATTGTGGCGGCAGTGACCTTCATGGCCATGCTCGAAATGATCAAGACGGATGAAATCGTGTTCCGCCAGAGCGAACTGTTTGGACCGATTTGGATTTACCGCAAGAAGAACAATGCCGACTACGCCGAAGAAATGGCGCACGAGACCGTGTTCTTCAGCAAGGATCCGGACGTGAAGCCGGGCCTTGTGGAAGCGATTCGCAACCAGGCGATTGCACGTTCCAAGGAACAGACCGTGGGCGACTTGGCCGCGGTGATGCGCGAAGCCGTGCTGTGGACGGAACGTGGACGGAACGTGAGCGAAGACGATTTGAACGCCATGCTCGAAGGTCGCGAAGACTTGAGCGAAGTGCAGGAAAACCCGTTCGCCGAAATGATGAAGGAAGACTCTGAAACAAGTTCAGAGCAAGCTCCGGCAGAGAATGCTCCGGTTGAAAGCACCGCGCCTGCGGAAGAAACCGCACCGGTTGTTGAATCTGCGCCCGAAACAAGCGCACCCGTCGAAGAAACTGTCGACTCCTCGATCGCGTCTGTCGAAGAGACGCCGGCCGAAGAGCCACAGCCGTCGGACGGCTCGAATAACGAGCCTAACATGACGGACGAAGAATTCGAAGCGTTCATGAAAAAAGCCCAGGCGTTCTATGACACCCAGGCTTCTGAAAATTCAGACAATTCTGACGACGATGACGACTTCCCGTCAATAGAGGTTCATACTAACGACTAG
- the glmS gene encoding glutamine--fructose-6-phosphate transaminase (isomerizing), whose amino-acid sequence MCGIVGYIGQNEALPILVGGLKKLEYRGYDSSGVALIEDGNIETVRASGKIAALEDKLKTKPLHGHVGIAHTRWATHGAPTEQNAHPHQSFDGKISIVHNGIIENYAILKKKLQSEGVEFKSETDTEVVAHLIARYYNGNLKEAVLKAISKIEGTFGLAVICKDEPGTMIGARRGSPLILGIGQNEFYLASDVSAIIMHTQKVVYLDDNDIVEIKEDGYNLLNTNSQPVQHEVQDVEFDADAIAKGGFAHFMLKEIFEQPEVLRNTMRGRLLYAEGNAKLAGLDTNIKELRNINRIIITACGTSYYAGMVGEYMIEDLAGVPVEVEYASEFRYRNPIIKPGTLVLAISQSGETADTLAALKEAQQKGATALAICNGVGSTIARTSDGGVYLHAGPEIGVASTKAFTSQVTVLAMIALLLGRQRRLSFEAGSDIVKAMQELPELVEQTLKLSDQIAGIANKYVKANNFLYLGRHFNYPVAMEGALKLKEISYIHAEGYPAAEMKHGPIALIDENMPVVVIAPKDALFDKVISNVREIKARGGKVIAISTEDCHPLDEIADHLIKVPKTIPMLMPIVTCVPLQLLAYHIAVLRGNDVDQPRNLAKSVTVE is encoded by the coding sequence ATGTGCGGAATTGTCGGATATATCGGCCAGAACGAAGCTCTACCTATCTTGGTCGGCGGTCTTAAAAAGTTGGAATACCGTGGCTACGATAGCTCGGGCGTTGCCCTGATTGAAGACGGAAATATTGAAACGGTCCGTGCCTCCGGCAAGATTGCAGCTCTTGAAGACAAACTCAAGACAAAGCCTCTCCACGGTCATGTCGGCATTGCCCACACCCGTTGGGCCACCCACGGCGCCCCGACCGAACAGAACGCGCACCCCCACCAGAGCTTTGACGGCAAGATTTCGATTGTCCATAACGGCATTATCGAAAACTATGCCATTTTGAAGAAGAAACTCCAGTCTGAAGGCGTCGAATTCAAGTCTGAAACCGATACCGAAGTCGTCGCCCACCTGATTGCCCGCTACTACAACGGCAACCTCAAGGAAGCCGTTCTCAAGGCTATTTCCAAGATTGAAGGTACTTTTGGCCTTGCCGTGATTTGCAAGGACGAACCCGGCACCATGATCGGTGCCCGTCGCGGCTCCCCGCTCATTTTGGGTATCGGCCAGAATGAATTCTACCTAGCTTCTGACGTTTCTGCAATCATCATGCACACGCAGAAGGTCGTTTACCTCGACGACAACGACATCGTCGAAATCAAGGAAGACGGCTACAACCTGTTGAATACGAACAGCCAGCCAGTGCAGCACGAAGTGCAAGACGTGGAATTCGATGCCGACGCCATTGCGAAGGGCGGCTTTGCCCACTTCATGCTCAAGGAAATTTTCGAACAGCCCGAAGTGCTCCGCAACACCATGCGCGGCCGCCTGCTGTACGCCGAAGGCAATGCCAAGCTTGCAGGCCTCGACACCAACATCAAGGAACTCCGCAACATCAACCGTATCATCATTACCGCCTGCGGTACCAGCTACTATGCCGGTATGGTCGGTGAATACATGATCGAAGACTTGGCCGGCGTTCCGGTCGAAGTGGAATACGCCTCGGAATTCCGTTACCGTAACCCGATTATCAAGCCGGGTACGCTCGTACTTGCCATTAGCCAGTCCGGCGAAACCGCCGATACGCTCGCCGCCCTTAAGGAAGCCCAGCAGAAGGGCGCCACCGCTCTTGCCATTTGTAACGGCGTGGGTTCCACCATCGCCCGCACCAGCGACGGCGGCGTTTACCTGCATGCAGGCCCTGAAATCGGCGTGGCATCGACCAAGGCGTTTACAAGCCAGGTGACCGTGCTCGCCATGATTGCCCTTTTGCTTGGCCGCCAGCGCAGACTTTCTTTTGAAGCTGGCTCCGACATCGTGAAGGCCATGCAGGAACTCCCGGAACTTGTGGAACAGACCCTCAAGCTTTCCGACCAGATTGCAGGCATCGCCAACAAGTACGTGAAGGCAAACAACTTCTTGTACCTGGGCCGTCACTTCAACTACCCGGTCGCCATGGAAGGCGCCTTAAAGCTCAAGGAAATCAGCTACATTCACGCCGAAGGCTACCCCGCTGCCGAAATGAAGCACGGCCCGATTGCCTTGATCGACGAAAACATGCCGGTCGTGGTAATTGCCCCGAAGGACGCCCTGTTTGACAAGGTGATTAGCAACGTGCGCGAAATCAAGGCCCGTGGCGGTAAGGTAATCGCCATCTCGACCGAAGATTGCCACCCGCTCGACGAAATTGCCGACCACCTGATCAAGGTCCCGAAGACCATCCCGATGCTCATGCCGATTGTGACATGCGTGCCGCTCCAGCTGCTCGCCTACCACATCGCCGTACTTCGCGGAAACGACGTGGACCAGCCGCGCAACCTCGCCAAGAGCGTGACCGTGGAATAA
- a CDS encoding zinc metallopeptidase — protein sequence MMFDPLYMMILLVTLALSGSVSWMVKSRFNAGQKVGISSGLTGADVAKAILMDAGITDVKVLQHHGFLSDHYNPLNKTLNLSPEVYNGRNASAAGVAAHEVGHAIQHAQGYFPLWLRSFIVPAANLGSNLGPWLVILGIILMSAGRALGYSLAVAGVVLFGIATLFTLVTVPVEFDASSRAKKVLARLDIVAQGREYNTVSGVLFAAGLTYVAAAIGSIMQLLYWAYRAGLIGGRRD from the coding sequence ATGATGTTTGATCCTTTATACATGATGATTCTCCTGGTCACGCTCGCTCTTTCGGGTAGTGTTTCTTGGATGGTCAAGTCCCGTTTTAACGCTGGCCAGAAGGTCGGCATTTCCAGCGGCCTTACGGGTGCCGATGTGGCGAAGGCAATCCTGATGGATGCGGGCATTACCGACGTGAAGGTACTGCAGCATCATGGATTCTTGTCGGACCATTACAATCCACTGAACAAAACTCTGAACTTGTCGCCTGAAGTTTATAACGGCCGCAATGCATCTGCCGCGGGTGTAGCCGCTCACGAAGTGGGCCACGCCATTCAGCATGCGCAGGGATACTTCCCGCTGTGGCTGCGTTCGTTCATTGTGCCTGCCGCAAACCTCGGCTCGAATCTTGGTCCGTGGCTTGTCATTCTCGGCATCATCCTGATGAGTGCGGGCCGTGCGCTCGGCTACTCGCTCGCCGTGGCGGGAGTGGTACTGTTCGGTATCGCAACGCTCTTTACGCTGGTGACCGTGCCGGTGGAATTCGACGCTTCTTCTCGCGCCAAGAAGGTACTTGCTCGCCTCGATATCGTGGCGCAGGGCCGCGAATACAATACGGTTTCGGGAGTGCTCTTTGCCGCAGGGCTTACCTATGTGGCAGCCGCCATCGGCTCCATTATGCAGTTGCTTTATTGGGCGTACCGTGCCGGACTTATCGGCGGTCGGCGAGACTAG
- a CDS encoding TolC family protein — protein sequence MKKSLFLGIAASAAVFAAPISLSDAIAMAKTNNSQIKAEKAKVEMAESGQSEARSRFMPQLSLTASVTKINDPIYIDLGQIQQGLSGLADGLATVGPAGVYSKAYIDAYNKAQAGYEQAYAGARAQGLSEAEANAFALDKVGGSAQEIAQQTADKYAADSKQQLDAAKAKIDDADFRMKVQDDVFFNARLTAIWPIFTGLKIYSAYDAAKENVNAKKAAFDMAQNTILMDVATKYFTLRLAEELTVLRESTKKNLEEHLARSKKLEEGGQISKAERLRAEVALAEAENALEDSYRDQTLARLALASLLHTDTNITAITPVLAPEQTLAMEEFKQLAMDRHPGLRQLRTERKRSQDAVSAARADYFPTVALFAYKELYTRDLTLLEPDWAVGAKMQWDLFKGGETRSKVSNAKALDRSLSSMEEQTMDNIGLLVEKRWREMEHAKSRLESLKKTRELAEEAHRSQTLAYEAGLATGLDVVDAELALSRLQVADLKAHYDAVVAWLGLLEASGEVVNAGEMLKNIKPVEETKAEEVKPAEPVAEPTAVPAAESNVVANDSLNVIANPEGVKQSAPADSAAPAPVDTTAAPAN from the coding sequence ATGAAAAAGAGTTTGTTTTTGGGTATTGCAGCGAGTGCTGCCGTTTTTGCAGCACCCATTTCGCTATCGGACGCCATTGCGATGGCAAAGACGAACAATTCGCAGATTAAGGCCGAAAAGGCCAAGGTCGAAATGGCCGAAAGTGGTCAGTCCGAGGCCCGTTCCCGTTTTATGCCCCAGCTTTCGCTGACGGCCAGCGTGACAAAGATAAACGACCCGATCTATATTGATTTGGGTCAAATCCAACAGGGGCTAAGTGGACTTGCAGACGGTCTTGCGACGGTTGGCCCTGCAGGGGTGTATTCCAAAGCTTATATCGATGCCTATAACAAGGCCCAGGCCGGTTACGAGCAGGCATATGCCGGTGCAAGGGCGCAAGGTCTGAGCGAAGCCGAGGCGAATGCCTTTGCCTTGGACAAGGTGGGTGGTTCTGCACAAGAAATCGCTCAACAGACGGCAGACAAGTATGCGGCTGACAGCAAGCAACAGCTTGATGCTGCAAAAGCGAAAATCGACGATGCCGATTTCCGCATGAAGGTGCAGGACGACGTGTTCTTTAATGCGCGCTTGACTGCTATTTGGCCGATTTTTACGGGCCTCAAGATTTATTCCGCCTACGATGCCGCCAAAGAAAACGTGAATGCCAAGAAGGCGGCCTTTGACATGGCGCAAAACACAATCCTCATGGATGTGGCTACCAAGTACTTTACGCTTCGCCTGGCCGAAGAATTGACGGTGCTTCGCGAAAGCACCAAGAAGAACTTGGAAGAACACTTGGCCCGCTCCAAGAAACTGGAAGAAGGTGGCCAGATTAGCAAGGCGGAACGCCTGCGCGCCGAAGTGGCTTTAGCTGAGGCTGAAAACGCGCTTGAAGATTCTTACCGCGACCAAACTCTTGCTCGCTTGGCTCTTGCAAGTCTGTTGCATACGGACACGAACATTACGGCTATCACTCCGGTGCTTGCTCCGGAGCAGACCTTGGCCATGGAAGAATTCAAGCAGCTTGCGATGGATAGACATCCGGGCCTGCGCCAGTTGCGCACCGAACGCAAGCGTAGCCAAGATGCGGTGAGTGCTGCCCGCGCCGATTATTTCCCGACGGTAGCACTCTTTGCCTACAAGGAACTTTATACCCGCGACTTGACGCTCCTGGAGCCCGATTGGGCGGTGGGTGCCAAGATGCAATGGGACTTGTTCAAGGGCGGCGAGACTCGCTCCAAGGTGAGCAACGCGAAGGCTCTCGACCGTTCGCTTTCGAGCATGGAAGAGCAGACCATGGATAACATTGGCCTGCTGGTTGAAAAACGCTGGCGTGAAATGGAGCATGCCAAGAGCCGCTTGGAAAGCCTGAAGAAGACTCGCGAACTTGCCGAAGAAGCGCACCGCAGCCAGACTTTGGCTTACGAAGCGGGCCTTGCCACGGGCTTGGATGTAGTGGATGCAGAACTTGCGCTTTCGCGCTTGCAGGTGGCTGACTTGAAGGCGCATTACGACGCGGTGGTCGCCTGGCTTGGACTTTTGGAAGCAAGCGGAGAAGTGGTGAATGCGGGCGAGATGCTCAAGAACATAAAGCCTGTCGAAGAGACGAAGGCTGAAGAGGTCAAACCTGCCGAACCTGTTGCGGAACCTACAGCTGTTCCCGCCGCAGAGTCGAATGTCGTGGCGAACGATTCTTTGAACGTCATTGCGAACCCCGAAGGGGTGAAGCAATCTGCGCCAGCTGATTCTGCAGCGCCTGCGCCGGTTGATACAACGGCTGCTCCCGCAAACTGA
- a CDS encoding HlyD family secretion protein encodes MNVLKVIGKTLVVLALIALIVLGIITLQKFATEPRDAYLQGQMEARRVLVAGKVPGRVEQLFFREGDMVEKNAIVAIISSPEIEAKKMQAQGALGAARAQANKAKNGARSEDITALKAMASRAQDAANLAKNTYDRVQKLYNEGVLPLQKRDEAETQMKASQSAADAAKAQYEQALAGTRSEDKAAANALVMQAKGANAEVDAYLEETKIRAPIAGEVSVKLVEEGEVVGSGMPVVAITDLDDSWAVFHLREDLLKNVSKGKTFSMFIPALDKNVEMEVSYIASVGDYATWRSSKESGGFDLKSFEVRLRPKAKIENLRPGMSVLFPVEQIQ; translated from the coding sequence ATGAACGTCTTGAAAGTGATTGGAAAAACTTTGGTCGTCTTGGCGTTGATTGCCTTGATCGTTCTTGGAATTATCACGTTGCAGAAGTTTGCAACAGAACCCCGCGATGCCTATTTGCAGGGCCAGATGGAAGCTCGCCGCGTGCTTGTGGCGGGTAAAGTGCCTGGTCGCGTGGAACAACTGTTCTTCCGCGAAGGCGACATGGTCGAAAAGAATGCCATTGTCGCTATTATTAGCAGCCCCGAAATCGAAGCCAAAAAGATGCAGGCGCAGGGTGCTTTAGGTGCTGCTCGCGCTCAGGCGAACAAGGCGAAGAATGGTGCCCGCTCCGAAGACATTACGGCCCTCAAGGCGATGGCCTCGCGCGCGCAGGATGCCGCGAACCTCGCGAAGAACACTTACGACCGTGTGCAAAAGCTTTATAACGAAGGCGTGTTGCCGCTCCAGAAGCGCGACGAAGCCGAAACCCAAATGAAGGCGTCGCAGTCTGCTGCCGACGCCGCCAAGGCCCAGTACGAACAGGCTCTCGCCGGCACCCGCAGCGAAGACAAGGCTGCCGCAAACGCACTCGTGATGCAGGCGAAGGGCGCCAACGCCGAGGTCGACGCTTACCTCGAAGAAACGAAAATCCGCGCCCCCATCGCAGGCGAGGTCTCCGTGAAACTGGTCGAAGAGGGCGAAGTCGTTGGCTCTGGCATGCCGGTAGTCGCTATTACTGACCTCGACGATTCCTGGGCAGTTTTCCACTTGCGCGAAGACTTGCTCAAGAACGTGTCCAAGGGCAAGACCTTCAGCATGTTCATTCCGGCGCTTGACAAGAATGTCGAAATGGAAGTCAGCTACATTGCTTCGGTGGGCGATTACGCCACCTGGCGTAGCTCCAAGGAAAGCGGCGGCTTTGATCTCAAGAGCTTTGAAGTGCGCCTGCGCCCGAAGGCAAAAATCGAAAACCTGCGCCCTGGCATGAGCGTGCTTTTCCCGGTGGAACAGATTCAGTAA